The following is a genomic window from Carassius gibelio isolate Cgi1373 ecotype wild population from Czech Republic chromosome B7, carGib1.2-hapl.c, whole genome shotgun sequence.
AACGCACAGTGCTAGTTCTGTTGAAAAAGTTATGTGCAAAATAAGTTCAAATAATTATTTAGCGAATATAgagactttctttttttaatgcacagttAGGCTAATGCTGGTCCCTCtctgaatataaataaatgtaaatgtatatgcaCCCTTCAGGTGCTGGGACATCTTACTTGTGACAGTGGCTAATAAACAGCACGTGGTGGCCATACGCTTATAGGGttaatttttctttcattctAACCCCTAGCATGAGATGAAGGAGCCTTATAAATGGGTACACCTACGTAAAACAATAGGAAACAATCAGTTACATTAGACAGCGCTTGCTCGCATTCTATAGGTTACCTGTAGCGAGGTCTGAACACCCTGGGTGGGTCACAGGGCGTGATCCTGGTTTCTTCGCGGGAGTTTAGCTGCTTTGAATTCCATTGGCACCTGTTCCGCGTGCTTGTGATTGTTTACGGCCCTCGCGACAAGTGTGGCGTGTGACATGTGCACAATAATCACTTCCCTTAACACTATTCTCACTTCCACCTCACTGTGCACTTGTTGCTTAGGCTGATTCACGTTAGCGTCACTTATTTTGTAAAACAATTAGTATGTTTATTACGTAATAAGCACGTTACACTATAGCTCAGTCTGTCAAGTCCCCGCGTGCACACATCAGCAAAAGGTCAGACGGGTTGGCGAATTAATATATAGCCTAACAAGCaagtatcaaataaaaaaagtatggCTGGTTAGGAAAAACACGTGATATGATAGACTTACAGTCACAATTTAAGTGCCATTTCTATCTAGGTTTCATagtgggtttatttatttattttttgtaaatgggCTTGGGTTTTCTCCTTGTGTGGCATCACTAATCATATCTTCAGGTTCAGCAAGTGTATATATAGAGAAGATGCTGTGTCGCGTGCCCCACCTTTAACCTTACCACATAACCCCCAAGATATTTATTTTGACCACAGCTGAGATGAGAGGACTTCCTGAAACGAGGTTGTCAATCATGTAAGGCATGGACCTGATATGAGGTCAAAGGTCCCAGCGTGTTTCTTGCGATTACGTTTAAAGTTTTGAATGCAGAAGAAATGTCTACCTCAGATATTTTCAGAGCGGATAGGGTATTTTTTTCCCCTAGTGTCCCTTCCAGTGCCTCTCTGAGAAAGTTGGAGTGGTCTTTTGTGCGTCTGTACTCGAGCGGAACCTGCTCCGTCCACAGCTGCTCTCCTGCTTTGTGACGGGGAATGCGTTATTTCGCCATCTTTCACACACACTAATCTATTTATCTCCACTTCGCTGTTTTTTTGCACTTCGTATTCTTCATTCAAGTTTAAAATATTCCGCTACATAAGCTGCCTATGCCTTTATGCTTTGACTTCACAAATTTGACATCACTTGTCAAAAAATAATTCAAAGGAGGAATCTCTGCACAGTGTTTGGAAGATAAATGGAACCGTTTTCGTCATCATGTCTGAATTCGACTTCTAATATACGTAAAttgaattttctaaatatttaagatTACTCAGCTGAGCTAACAGATGAAAGATAATGTGTGAATGAACGTGACTGTCTCTCAATAAACGTTCAAAGCAATAACGCACTTGAGGGCGAGAGCAAGTTATGCTCCCAAAGGGTTAGAAATAAAGACTATTGTGCTCCATCTAGTCCTCCTGTTTCTCCTTCCTTCTGCTGCTCGTATTAAATGTGAACATGCAAAGACTGGGTAATTAGGCTTACTAAATTATTTTCTAATGGTTGGTTATTTGTATAAAGATCTATTCTTGGGTGAGTTAGAAACAGggttaaaaaagattaataattagtgcacttttaaaaaaaataataataattgagattAATTAGCCTGTAATTTTGGAATTAAAACACTAGACATGAAATTGTCTTTGTTCCCTGCAAGTAAATTTTTAGGTTTTACAGTTTTGAATCACAAGAAAGGAAATAATTCTATCTTGAAATTGCACTGCTTTTTAAAATGATATCTGTTTtactaaatgtattcattttcttttcataaatGTGGCTTTTGTCGGTTAAATGTTTTGTAGTAATCACAAAAGTAGAGTGTGAACTGTTAAAAGCTCGCTGAGGAAGTAGCCTACATATTAAAAGAAAGTCCCTGCTAAATATTTAGGTCAAATGACTAAGTATAAAAACTCTTTATCTTAAAGTGACATGGCAGAATCCCATAACAAGGTCACTGACCTCAAGCTAAATGTATGTCATTTTACgtgattttttaataaaattaaaaattaattaaatgctttGAAGAAACCAAATAAGTtgtattactccagtcttaacaATAAGGAAAACGGCAATAAAATCAGATTTCTGAAAACACGAAGTATAGTTGGAATGGAATCTGTTCCCTTTAATTTTTTCCCAAATGATATGATCCTTctcctattttttatttgtttggtttttttgcaTTTGTATCATTGTTAATTAgacatatagtaaaaaaaaaaaaaaatccccggACAACAGGCTTTGCGGCACTGGCCTACCATtagagtgtgtgttcatgtgctTGATTAGGTTGTAATAGTGGCAGGCCTAACGGCAGTCAGCAGACTGGTAATCCCAGACCGTAATGCCATGTGTATTTCATTTGCACTGTAAAGGATTTGTGCGGATCAGACGCTTCACGTGTCACCACCTGATATTTACTTTTCTGACTGCAGCCATCGCAGAACTGTGAAATTCATTCCGCTGCACACAAGAGAGAAGTGCGTTTGATTTTCTTTTGTACAATGCCTAAAGAATATCAGTTGTAATCTTCATTATATGACACTGTTGATATAAAGTTCCATGGTAATAAATGACTGATCTAATCTCTATATTGTCTCCTTCCCTTCATTCACCTGCATATCACAACTAGTACATTTAGAATTTTTGAGACCCTATTTGATATTGAATCCTAAATTAGATCAATtgtagaaatatatatttgttatgcTGTTATAATCACAGCTACACCCTTGTTGATTATTGTAATAACAGAATCCTTGTCGAATCCTGTGACCTTGACCCTCCTTACCGAAAAGCACTTTGCCACCACCTATCTTTGCTGTAAGAGCTCTTGTCTTGTGATCGACCATGGAATCCATAAACCAATTAGAACAAGCAGGGCTGAATCAGACTGACTGAGGCGAATGGAAGTCCTGGTCAGTTGTGAGGGGTGAGACATGTTTAAATGCCAGACTGGCATTTGAATGGCATCGCGGGCAATTTGGACTGAAATggtgctctgttttttttttttttttttgcaccctcctGTAACACCGTCGCTGGTCTGTGTCCCATTAGGTCTAATTCTTCAATTCATTATCTTGCTACCCTCAAAGATTGAGTGAGACGGTGATGAGACAATGAGCGAGAGATACCGAACGAGAGAATGGAGAGAGATTGCCATTGTGGTTTAACATGCACACGTCAATCCCCAGAATCAGTGACAGTGTTGACTGAGGCAGAAATTATTTCACAGCCTGGCGGTCCAATTTAAGATAATTTTGTTGGTTGAAAAAGGCGGCGATTCATTTTGTctctgtttttattcttttttttttttttttgtctaattgtGCATGTTTCTATATGGCTGCATTATATCTTTTCAGGTGCAAGACCTTTAAGAAGGCTTGTGTACTCTGTGTAATCTAATATATTTTCTAAGTGTCTCGGTCTCTTTTGTCATTAACATAttctgtcttctctctctctctctctgtatcccCCCACTCCCCTTCATCTCTCCTCTACTTCCCTGTCCTCTGGTACTCCTGTGCTAGTTCAGTGAGAAGCCAAAGAAATGTCAGGGGTGAGTTCAATAAGTCTGGGTAATTGCGATTCTGTCTTCTCGTCCGTTCGACTGAATCATCTTCCATTAGAGGAGCGGTGGGGTGGGTGGGGGGCCTTACCCAGGGCCAAAGAGCAATCTAAATCCTCAACGCCTGTTAAAGCCTCTGCAAGTCATCTCCATACAAACACATGGAAAATCCACCAACAcgcacaaacatttattttgttgttctttATCTTTGGCTTGTACCTTTCTCTTGCCCTACAGAATAGCTGATGTAAACTTTTACTGAAAAGAACTTGCAGATTTTTTTAGGGACCGACTTCCAGAGCAACCCGAGGTTAAGTGTCATGCTCAAGGGCAAAATAAAGTATggtagaaacatttatttttaatgtatcgAGCAAGGTTCAAATCTCAGCCCACACAACACTTTCACCACCAGAAATCCAGTGCTGTTGAGTGCAATTCTGATGCAACTTCACACATTCTTTATGCTTTTATGTCTTTATTCAACAAGTGTTGTTGATTTTGTGTTCAGTAACCACCAGAAATGCTGAAATGTACGTTCAACGTTGCTAAAAAGCTGGTTTATTTTGAGATTTCCCTCATTTTCATTTGTCCTTTGCCAACATCTGGCTTTTGTATCAGATGTGAAGGGACATCCACAACGCCATGCTTGTCACTGTTGAAGTCTGACTAGGAGCAGGCAGGGTTCATGCGACCATGAGGGGTCCCTCTTCAATCTAACGTGGTACTGTTGAAAAATGTACAATACTGCCATCTGCTGATGTAAATTGGTACCAAATTTATGAAAGTGTTCTTTGAAGCGTCAAAATTAGCCAGTATAGCTATAATACATTTCATGTACGTGCAACACACAGCTTAATTCTTTTTTCTTCGCTTTTATTGGTCAACTCAATTTACTGTTGGTATATGAATTCACACATTCTGTTCCTCACTCCAAACACACAAGAGGAACATTCTACTGATTGTATTGGACAATGTCAGGCTGtatttcaagtattttttatATGCTAGCGGGAATAATAAGTGTTTAAAACGGTAGAGAAGATGGGATGTATGTATTTCATCCTATACACTtctatatgtatttaaataaatatgcatttttaatcattaaaaaagtcATAGTAGTAGCTTAAATCAGTTTACTTTAACCAAATgctttttgccaaaaaaaaaaaaaaaaaaaacctctgaaaGATGCTAACACTGTTATCTCAAGTTCAGGCCCCTTTGCCAACAAGTGGCATTGCACCAGCTAGGGTTCATTCTTTAAACATTCATTTGGACAGCTCACGTTTGCTCTTGACTTTGAAGGCAAGAGGATGTAGTAGGTTAAACAGTAACAGggaatatgtttaaatatgtatgtttCTTTGTAAGAATATACATTCTggaaatataaattaaaagatGGGTGAAAGATTATCATGTATGTGCTttcacacatttttaaatgtatggtCAATCCTAATGGCTGATATAGCTGAGGGGATAGGATAAATTGTCTCTGATGACTCCTTCCTCATAGACGTCCGAGAGGAAGAGAATGAGGTCAGAGAGACAGAAAAGGGAGAAGGATTTATTTGGATTCTGAGGAGTTTGATGTCTGACATCAcaaattaaaatcagtttttttatttgtgtacgCAATAAATGTATAACTGTAAACAACATTTTACTGTACAAAGATTCTTAACTTGTACAAAGGTATTACAAATGTAAGTAAGATTAGCCAAAAGCAACAAGATATCAATAATGTTTCacatataaaatgtattgaacattatattaattaatgtcACAAACTCCTTCTTCCTGTTTGATCCCATCTGCTTTAAAACCTCAATGTAACCACAATAAGAATAAACCCTatgaagaaacattaaaaattagTCTTGGTATTACTgaataaaatgcatgcattttttatgcCTGGCCCACAAATGTCAAGAGTGAATGAATAACTCAAAAGACCATTTATACAACACACGATTTTATTGAATTTCATTCATTGAACCTAAAACAGTATAAATGAAGTGGTAAAGACACACAGGGTACACTCCCTCTTAGAAACACATCATCACATATCTCACTCCCCTCAAAATAAAGCTTTCATTCAGTTTCTCCTTCCCTGAAGCACAGAGGTTCAGAAAGAGCCTCTTACTCCTGAGAGCAACGTTTTAAAACATTCCCTCATGTTCTTCTTCAGACATTCCCAAAATACAACAGCATTTTCTTAAAAACTATTTTTCCAATTTACTACTGCTAGTAAAGACACAGaacatggtgttttttttctcccagtGAATATGATCATTGGTATCATCTGCAATATTATATTGtgtgacttctttaaaaaaaaaaaaaagcgtctgATGTCATATTACATCTCCACATATATGTATAAACAATGTGTTTATTGCTGGCATGTTGCTATACTGCATATGAGTCGTCTGGAGTACCTTAACattataaagtaataaatatgAAAGAATACCAGACTCACAGAAACTGATTGCACTTCATTTGCTAAGACCCCCAAACCACACTAGCCCATTGATTCCTCTTATATTACAAACAGAATCAGCTACAGGTGATAAGCAATACATAATGAATAAAGTACAGAGAAAGTACTCTGTACTGGAGAGGAAGTGACAAAAGCACTTAATTCTATAATACAAAGGCAATCACAGATTGCAAACCCTTGAGGCCACAGTAAAAATGTCTTCTGGACGTTTAGTTATCCCAAGTTTACAACCTTTTCATTTAGAAACCTTTAAATTGACTTCTTTACACCATTTTTGTGAGTTTACATTAATACAAATGAAGCCTTGATGTTTTAACTTACGTATGATTCTTGGTGCCACTTCATTTCTTGAAAACCAGTGTTTCTAGTTTTACTTTTGGTCTGCGTAAGCAACAAAGTATGATAAAAACACAATCAATTCAGTCAATATACTACACTAACCAGTCGGCACAAATGTGATTGGCAAATCAAACCTCTCTCTGGTACTCAACATAACACTCAAGGTGGTCAGTCTTTATGAgagactttttctttttttctaataaaactACAACAAATCCTATATAGACAGTACACAGACCTCTTTGGATAGTTTAGGTATTTTGCACGGTCTTAATATTTTCCCTTTGATTACTCTTTCGGTTCTTGTGTGCACACcaccttttttttccccctggCCTTATCCACAGggaccagcacacacacaaacactcgtaTACACAAAGTTTCACCACTACTTTTCACACTTTCACCTTCAGTGAAAGTGAAGCTAGTTATGATTTCGTACAGTCCAATAGCGGCACTTCAGCAGCTAGGTAATAAGGAGACTGCCGTTACCAGTAACACTACTGCAAGGAGCTGTAACGCCGACACACTGATGGTAGTAATGAATGCCAGGGGGATTCTTTTGGCTGTTCATGGCACACCGGGCCAATTCAGACCAACCTGCTCTTTGATTTCTTGCATCATTATAAAGAGGAGTATAATTAACAGCAAAAGTTATGCTTGGACAGAAACAGGAACACCCAATATTGAGTCTCAGTTTGAAGGCCCTCAGTTTTGGCACTCTTTGAAGCTCACTTCATGACCTCGGACACCCGCTTAGTCATTATGAGGCTTCTCAGTTGAGCCCTGTGGAGAAACAGATTGTCTGTTAGTAAAGAAAATGCAGTGTTTGCACACCTTGCAtaaccaaacagaaaaaaaaaaaaagaaaaaaaaaaggaaacttgaTTTGCATTCACCCCCCGATTACCCAGAATAAAGGAACATGCATTAACTGTACCACTGTGCAAAatacctaaaaataaatattaatatgcacTAAGTATTGGAAGTCAGAGCACTCGTCTTCCTTTCTAACTACCTGGTATGCACTATATATGACGAGTCTTGTATATGCACAAATTATACAAGGCTAGTGTGGATGTGGCGCCCTGTAAAATATGATAGCCCTTCATAGGCCAACACTCTCTCACCCATGGGCAGCTGGCCAGTCTCCAAAAAGAGCTCAAAGAGAACATTTAATCATCCAAAGCCAACCAGTGTATAGTGCAAACGGTTTAAATGGTAATTATAATACTCCCTTTGCCATTGTTTGAATAGTGTTAGTTACTACTGCACAATCTTAACTCTAGAGCTATACTTAGAAGATATAGCCATCTCTAGATTACAAAATAGAAATTCACAGACACATCATTGGTCTGTCTCTATTCAATGTATTCAGATAGATCCAGTTTGGGAGTCCACTGCATCTCTTAACTGGCCACTTCATAAAGAAAGTTGAGAAAAATCCTAGCAGAGCACTAATCCCAGCTGGTCAAGCAACATCATCCGGTGCCAACTCGAAAACAAAAAGCACTCGGGAAAAACATGTCCAATGCACCACTTGGAGCCAGTAAAGCACTTTGTTTACCATCTCTCTGACCATTAGCATGAAAAACAAGGAGCGTAATCTGCTTTCACGCCCTTATTGAGAAAGAACGAGGTTATGTCAGCAAGACAAAGAGCCACAGCTGACCGAGAAGGCTTGGAGGGGACGGCACAAACATGCCTCAGACTACAATCAGCAGCTAATTAAGATGTCCAGGCATGACGTTTCAGCCCAGCACTGGAAACCATTAACAAACTCATCACTAAAAAGGAATGCACTTGATAGAAAAGCTATTTCTAGTCAAATTTAGGTGTgctgtaaaaatgcacaaaagtatCCCTAGATCCCTAGTTTTCCACATAAATTTCCTATATTTCCAAATCGAACATATAACATCTATAAAAGTTACAGGGCAAGCTGTCTACCATTTTTTCAGCTAACATGTGGTCCTTCAACAAATACAAAAGCTAAATTTGTCACTGTGTTGCCTTTTGCTAACGTTAAAAGCTGGAATACATCTGAATCAGTTTATGAAATCGCAGACCTCTTATGGTAACAGCCACATCTCTAATGTGGTTTAGAAAACTGATCTTGTCTGAATACTCACTCAGATTGTTGTGTGTAATAATCTGGCTCCAAGTCTGATCTGTTTCCTAGAATATTTAGGCCGCCTGGTTATACATTTACACTAAAGTGCTGTAAATAGCTGATGACACCGTTCCAAGATATTTCAGTTTCACATTTGCTTCTGTAGGTGTGCCCCATTTTAGTTTCGTTTCTGAACACAAAAGTGTTGACTGGCTTAATGCAGAGCACTCCAGGAAACTAAAGACAATACAGGAGTAATCTAACAGGtactttactaaaataaatgaatgacagGAAAAgggtttggtgagcagaaaataTGGGGAAACGTTTCTTACCATAGCTAGCTGTCGGCCGATGTTTCCAACGGTCACTCCACCAGAGAAGAATATACAAGGCAGCCATGAACGAACATACAAGAAGTCTGGAGACGTATACCTAAGAAACATTAAAAGAAATGCACTGAAACAACTCGCTTATGACTTCCAACAACTGTTAGGCTACGATCAGAAAGTGACCCATTCAGAATTTACTTAAATCTCATATCTGATGACTAAACATGTAATATAAATACAGAAGTGAGACTGTGGCTCAGATGTCACTTGGTAATTGATGATGCATGACAAACTATTTTCGACTGCAATGTCTCAATTTGTGTGAGTCATAACTTACTGGTAGATGCCATTGTAGACCAGGAGCTGAGCGATGAGGGTGGCTAGAAAAGCAGTGGTCAGCCCTAGACCGAAGCCACTCCTGGAGCGGTCAAACGTCCACCAGAGGCCCAGAGACAGGGCAGCCAGAGTTAGTGAAAGCTGCACATTATTGGCAAAGTCCAGTTTCTGTGAGGTACTTTGACTTAAGGGAAATACGAGTTAGTTCTAAGTTAAAACTTTCCTTagataaatgttaaatacatttagAGACTTCATGTGTGATTATAAACTGAAGGACTTCGGTTTCTATGTAGTTccagtaataatatatatttatgattaaaGGCTGGTGTACACTACATGACTTTAGTCCATATTTTTGCACCAAAATGCAGTCTGGTGGAGTCGATGCTTGTTGGTGAAAAAGTCTTTCATTTCTATAAACTATTGTATAATGGGCACAGacttcttttatatttttagtacAAATATTAAGAATTATTTTCATCTATCAAGCATCTCCTAGCAATGATGTGCATTTTGCTGTTCCAGTTTCGATCATCATATGATGCCTACAGTTTGTTACAACTATTCAGAAAGGTTGTGTTGTGTCAAAACAGATGAAATATTTTTCATGGTAAACACTGGCTACGGTTTCATGAGCGTGACTGGTAAGGATACAGCACTGGCGTGATTGATGCCCACAAAAACAGCAATGCAGCGCATCACACTGGCCCACTCCCGCTTAAACTTGTGTGGTTCTCCAAGATGATGGTCCAAGCAGGGGTACAAGAGACCAACCACAGCTGAGGAAAGAGAAAACATAAGTTCTTTAAACAACAGTAACtcctcaaaaacaaaacatatttgatGTAGAGTCtaatttgtattgtttgtttgattaCTTTTTAGAACACAAGTAGACAACTTTTGTGTTAGTCATTAACTAGTAACGAAGGGTTAATGTTCTCAAAAGTCATTTTCTACAATAAAAGATGTAGCCTGGTATGTGCCCACTATGTGGACTGTGAGGAATGCAGGGGGAGGAGCTGTGTGTGTccgaattatttatttatttctgctgCACACGACTTCCGTGTTTCTCTTTGCTTCTAAGTGGCATGTTCTGTCTTCCAGCCAATGGCGTGCCTCCTCGCAGCTCACCCGTTCTGAGCGCAGCCAATGGAAGAGCAGCACCCCAAAGACTGACCCCGAATGCCCGGCTGTTTCCAGGGCAGCGCTAACCGATAACGACGGAGCCCAATGTCAACAAAACTGCCCCCAAATCATCATGAGGACTCTTACGTAATGCACATACGATAACAAAATGCCCGCGGCACGCAGAAGGTTTTTGTCCcatcaacacaaacacaacagtgaCTCACCAGCAGCTGTCCCACAGCAGAGGGGGATCCACCAGGCCGACGAAAACAGCGTGTCCAGCACTTCCTCTGGAAACAATGTAACGTTTCTCTGGATCTGGAGTAAGTTCAGCACCAAGGCGAGAACTACTCCTACTATAAACAACACGAGCCCCCGTCGTATTAAATTAGCGGACTTGAGGCTGTGCAGAGAGCCGTACGCGTGTCCCAGGACTGAGGTTATGATGGACATCATCTCTCCCGATTTACAAACAATCCAGCGGGCGCTCGACAGATCCTGAGTCTTCACAGTCGATGAACAGGAGCAGGTCCAGCAGTGCTCCTCTAGTCTTGGCATTTGGCACTGCGAGAACCGAAAACTTAATGATTAATGTGGAAAAACGTTTAAAATAATCATGCACAGAGTCAAGCTATTGTGCTACAAATACTTCTAGCCCTATAAAGCAGACTGCTCTCAGTGGAAGTGTCGGCTATGGGAACCCACCTTGATCTTTAGGCAGTGTCCACGTCTGAACGGCAGCGCGTCGGTGCTTTTCAAAGCTAAAT
Proteins encoded in this region:
- the insig1 gene encoding insulin-induced gene 1 protein gives rise to the protein MPRLEEHCWTCSCSSTVKTQDLSSARWIVCKSGEMMSIITSVLGHAYGSLHSLKSANLIRRGLVLFIVGVVLALVLNLLQIQRNVTLFPEEVLDTLFSSAWWIPLCCGTAAAVVGLLYPCLDHHLGEPHKFKREWASVMRCIAVFVGINHASAKLDFANNVQLSLTLAALSLGLWWTFDRSRSGFGLGLTTAFLATLIAQLLVYNGIYQYTSPDFLYVRSWLPCIFFSGGVTVGNIGRQLAMGSTEKPHND